DNA from Azospirillum humicireducens:
GGTCAGGGCTGGAGAAGCCCATATAGAGGATGGAGGTCGTCTCGCCGGTCGACTTCAGGATGATCGGGTCGTTGGCCTCGCGCGGGAGCTGGTATTTGACCTGGTTGACCTTCGCCATGACGTCGGTCATCGCGACGTTGGGATCGAAGTTCAGCCGGACATAAGCAGTAACGACGCTCTGCCCCTGGGTGGAGGAGGAGGTCAGGTAATCGAGCCCCTCCGCCGTCGCCACCGCCTGTTCGATCGGCGTGGCGATGAAGCCCTGCATCAGTTCGGGCGAGGCGCCGGGATAGCTGGTGGTCACGGTGATGACCGTGTTCTGCAACTGAGGATACTGCCGGATCGGCAGTTCCAGCATCGCACGGGCCCCGACCAGCAGGATCAGCAGGCTGACCACGACTGACAGGATGGGCCGGCGGATGAAGATGTCGGTGAAATTGCCCATGGCATCGGCCTCAGTTCTGCGGCAGGGACTGCGGCGGGGTCAGCGGGTTGTTCTCGGCCGGGACGACGGCGGCGCCGTTGGCGAGCTTCATCTGGCCGGACACCACGACGCGGTCGCCGGGGTTGATGCCGCTGCGGATCTCCACCCGGTTGGCGAGCCGGTCCCCGGTCTTCACCGACTTGCGCTCCACCACCAGCTGCTCCTTGCCGTCGGGGGTCTTCCCCTGGACGGCCACCAAGACGGAATCGCCATAGACGGTGTAGTCCACCGCGGTTTCCGGCACGGTCACGGTGTTGGGCTGCGGCGGCAGCACGACGCGGACGTTGGCGAACATGCCCGGCCGCAGCAGGCGCTCGCGGTTGTCCATGGTCGCCTGCACCTTCACCGCGCGGGTGTCGGCACTGACCTGCGGCTCGATGGTGGTGATCTTCGCGCCGAAATCGCGGCCGGGCAGGGCGTCGACATTGATCAGCACCTCCTGACCGACGGACAGCTTGGGAAAAGCCTGCTCCGGAAGGGTGAAGTTGATGTAGAGCTGGGACAGGTCGGTCAGTGTGACGATGGTAGCGCCGGGATTGACGTAATCGCCGACGTTCACCTGCCGAATGCCGAGGTCGCCGTCGAACGGCGCCTTGATCAGCTTCTGGCCGATCAGGGCGGTCGTGCGCTTCATGTTGGCGTTGATCTCGTCGAGCTGCGCCTGATACTGGTCGACGTT
Protein-coding regions in this window:
- a CDS encoding efflux RND transporter periplasmic adaptor subunit, with translation MTLDHSPKTETSFGHPASEPGRGSPPPPPGSPRKPVTRGRLTVRIIIMLVVLGLLGAALYGFNTFRAKAIADFFANNKPPPTPVALAEATVQTVPKYLPAIGTLQAARQVTVAPEVAGRVDRIPFESGARVKAGDPLVQLNDATEQADLLAQRAQARLAELNLERYRDLRRSQATPQSNVDQYQAQLDEINANMKRTTALIGQKLIKAPFDGDLGIRQVNVGDYVNPGATIVTLTDLSQLYINFTLPEQAFPKLSVGQEVLINVDALPGRDFGAKITTIEPQVSADTRAVKVQATMDNRERLLRPGMFANVRVVLPPQPNTVTVPETAVDYTVYGDSVLVAVQGKTPDGKEQLVVERKSVKTGDRLANRVEIRSGINPGDRVVVSGQMKLANGAAVVPAENNPLTPPQSLPQN